A stretch of the Enoplosus armatus isolate fEnoArm2 chromosome 13, fEnoArm2.hap1, whole genome shotgun sequence genome encodes the following:
- the LOC139295217 gene encoding vasodilator-stimulated phosphoprotein-like, with protein sequence MGESSICQVRATVMLYDDTNKRWVPVGSDSASLSRVQIYHNPAANTFRVVGRKLQADQQVVINCPIIKGMKYNQATPNFHQWRDPKQVWGLNFGSKEDAGLFANSMMHALEALNTPAGTGAAQDGPSAQELEHQRRLEHQRQEQQERQRQEQQERERQEQQERERQERERQASAAASAPPAPPAPLAAPPAPPAPPAPPPPPGPPPSSRQCPPAPPPPPPGGMAPPTPPPPPAGGSGGGGGGGGGSDLVAALAGAKLRKTVKDESEATAPKPAPSSGGGGGGLMGEMSAILARRRKAADNPAAKKAEPPNEDSDCSVSKFSGPGDIKEKSATMPRPKSLTNSRRDSSPSPRSATSPSSNSAATTVSRMKVGKKNSDGAASDVDMEQIKQEIIEEVKKELQKVKDEIITALIQELQSAHPKGEDS encoded by the exons TGCCAGGTGAGGGCGACAGTCATGCTGTATGATGACACCAACAAGCGCTGGGTGCCGGTGGGATCTGACAGTGCCTCCTTGAGCCGCGTCCAGATCTATCACAACCCGGCGGCCAACACCTTCAGAGTAGTGGGCCGCAAACTGCAGGCCGACCAGCAG GTTGTGATCAACTGTCCCATTATCAAAGGGATGAAGTACAATCAAGCCACACCAAACTTCCACCAGTGGCGGGATCCCAAACAGGTGTGGGGGCTGAACTTTGGCAGTAAAGAGGATGCTGGTCTTTTTGCCAACTCCATGATGCATGCATTAGAAGCTCTCAATACACCAGCGGGCACAG GCGCAGCTCAGGACGGACCCTCTGCACAAGAGCTTGAACACCAGAGAAG ACTGGAGCATCAgaggcaggagcagcaggagcgtcagaggcaggagcagcaggagagggagcgtcaggagcagcaggagagagagcgtcaggagagggagaggcaggccTCGGCTGCCGCATCCGCCCCCCCTGCGCCTCCTGCCCCGCTGGCAGCTCCACCCGCCCCACCTGCCCCACCAGCACCCCCGCCACCTCCAGGCCCGCCACCTTCCTCTAGACAATGCCCACCtgcacctccaccacctcctcctgggGGCATGGCCCCACCTACACCACCTCCGCCCCCTGCTGGAGGAAgcggaggtggaggtggtggtggagggggaaGTGATCTTGTCGCAGCTCTGGCAGGAGCCAAGCTGCGTAAAACAGTCAAG GATGAGTCGGAAGCAACGGCCCCCAAACCAGCACCCTCATctgggggaggtggaggtggtctAATGGGAGAAATGAGTGCCATCCTTGCGAGGAG GAGGAAAGCCGCTGATAATCCTGCTGCAAAGAAGGCAGAACCTCCCAAT GAGGATTCTGACTGCTCAGTTTCAAAATTCTCAGGACCAGGAG ATATCAAGGAAAAATCTGCCACCATGCCAAG GCCCAAATCCTTAACCAACAGTCGAAGGGACTCCAGCCCAAGTCCCAGATCCGCCACTTCTCCTTCCTCTAACTCCGCCGCCACCACGGTGTCCAG AATGAAAGTGGGGAAGAAGAACTCGGATGGCGCAGCAAGTGACGTTGACATGGAACAAATCAAACAG GAAATTATTGAAGAAGTGAAAAAAGAGCTTCAAAAGGTGAAGGACGAGATTATCACAG CACTGAtccaggagctgcagagtgCTCATCCAAAGGGCGAAGACTCCTGA